One region of Mus musculus strain C57BL/6J chromosome 15, GRCm38.p6 C57BL/6J genomic DNA includes:
- the Myc gene encoding myc proto-oncogene protein isoform c (isoform c is encoded by transcript variant 2; non-AUG (CUG) translation initiation codon), which produces MDFLWALETPTATTMPLNVNFTNRNYDLDYDSVQPYFICDEEENFYHQQQQSELQPPAPSEDIWKKFELLPTPPLSPSRRSGLCSPSYVAVATSFSPREDDDGGGGNFSTADQLEMMTELLGGDMVNQSFICDPDDETFIKNIIIQDCMWSGFSAAAKLVSEKLASYQAARKDSTSLSPARGHSVCSTSSLYLQDLTAAASECIDPSVVFPYPLNDSSSPKSCTSSDSTAFSPSSDSLLSSESSPRASPEPLVLHEETPPTTSSDSEEEQEDEEEIDVVSVEKRQTPAKRSESGSSPSRGHSKPPHSPLVLKRCHVSTHQHNYAAPPSTRKDYPAAKRAKLDSGRVLKQISNNRKCSSPRSSDTEENDKRRTHNVLERQRRNELKRSFFALRDQIPELENNEKAPKVVILKKATAYILSIQADEHKLTSEKDLLRKRREQLKHKLEQLRNSGA; this is translated from the exons CTGGATTTCCTTTGGGCGTTGGAAACCCCG ACAGCCACGACGATGCCCCTCAACGTGAACTTCACCAACAGGAACTATGACCTCGACTACGACTCCGTACAGCCCTATTTCATCTGCGACGAGGAAGAGAATTTCTATCACCAGCAACAGCAGAGCGAGCTGCAGCCGCCCGCGCCCAGTGAGGATATCTGGAAGAAATTCGAGCTGCTTCCCACCCCGCCCCTGTCCCCGAGCCGCCGCTCCGGGCTCTGCTCTCCATCCTATGTTGCGGTCGCTACGTCCTTCTCCCCAAGGGAAGACGATGACGGCGGCGGTGGCAACTTCTCCACCGCCGATCAGCTGGAGATGATGACCGAGTTACTTGGAGGAGACATGGTGAACCAGAGCTTCATCTGCGATCCTGACGACGAGACCTTCATCAAGAACATCATCATCCAGGACTGTATGTGGAGCGGTTTCTCAGCCGCTGCCAAGCTGGTCTCGGAGAAGCTGGCCTCCTACCAGGCTGCGCGCAAAGACAGCACCAGCCTGAGCCCCGCCCGCGGGCACAGCGTCTGCTCCACCTCCAGCCTGTACCTGCAGGACCTCACCGCCGCCGCGTCCGAGTGCATTGACCCCTCAGTGGTCTTTCCCTACCCGCTCAACGACAGCAGCTCGCCCAAATCCTGTACCTCGTCCGATTCCAcggccttctctccttcctcggACTCGCTGCTGTCCTCCGAGTCCTCCCCACGGGCCAGCCCTGAGCCCCTAGTGCTGCATGAGGAGACACCGCCCACCACCAGCAGCGACTCTG AAGAAGAgcaagaagatgaggaagaaattGATGTGGTGTCTGTGGAGAAGAGGCAAACCCCTGCCAAGAGGTCGGAGTCGGGCTCATCTCCATCCCGAGGCCACAGCAAACCTCCGCACAGCCCACTGGTCCTCAAGAGGTGCCACGTCTCCACTCACCAGCACAACTACGCCGCACCCCCCTCCACAAGGAAGGACTATCCAGCTGCCAAGAGGGCCAAGTTGGACAGTGGCAGGGTCCTGAAGCAGATCAGCAACAACCGCAAGTGCTCCAGCCCCAGGTCCTCAGACACGGAGGAAAACGACAAGAGGCGGACACACAACGTCTTGGAACGTCAGAGGAGGAACGAGCTGAAGCGCAGCTTTTTTGCCCTGCGTGACCAGATCCCTGAATTGGAAAACAACGAAAAGGCCCCCAAGGTAGTGATCCTCAAAAAAGCCACCGCCTACATCCTGTCCATTCAAGCAGACGAGCACAAGCTCACCTCTGAAAAGGACTTATTGAGGAAACGACGAGAACAGTTGAAACACAAACTCGAACAGCTTCGAAACTCTGGTGCATAA
- the Myc gene encoding myc proto-oncogene protein isoform a (isoform a is encoded by transcript variant 1; non-AUG (CUG) translation initiation codon), producing MDFLWALETPQTATTMPLNVNFTNRNYDLDYDSVQPYFICDEEENFYHQQQQSELQPPAPSEDIWKKFELLPTPPLSPSRRSGLCSPSYVAVATSFSPREDDDGGGGNFSTADQLEMMTELLGGDMVNQSFICDPDDETFIKNIIIQDCMWSGFSAAAKLVSEKLASYQAARKDSTSLSPARGHSVCSTSSLYLQDLTAAASECIDPSVVFPYPLNDSSSPKSCTSSDSTAFSPSSDSLLSSESSPRASPEPLVLHEETPPTTSSDSEEEQEDEEEIDVVSVEKRQTPAKRSESGSSPSRGHSKPPHSPLVLKRCHVSTHQHNYAAPPSTRKDYPAAKRAKLDSGRVLKQISNNRKCSSPRSSDTEENDKRRTHNVLERQRRNELKRSFFALRDQIPELENNEKAPKVVILKKATAYILSIQADEHKLTSEKDLLRKRREQLKHKLEQLRNSGA from the exons CTGGATTTCCTTTGGGCGTTGGAAACCCCG CAGACAGCCACGACGATGCCCCTCAACGTGAACTTCACCAACAGGAACTATGACCTCGACTACGACTCCGTACAGCCCTATTTCATCTGCGACGAGGAAGAGAATTTCTATCACCAGCAACAGCAGAGCGAGCTGCAGCCGCCCGCGCCCAGTGAGGATATCTGGAAGAAATTCGAGCTGCTTCCCACCCCGCCCCTGTCCCCGAGCCGCCGCTCCGGGCTCTGCTCTCCATCCTATGTTGCGGTCGCTACGTCCTTCTCCCCAAGGGAAGACGATGACGGCGGCGGTGGCAACTTCTCCACCGCCGATCAGCTGGAGATGATGACCGAGTTACTTGGAGGAGACATGGTGAACCAGAGCTTCATCTGCGATCCTGACGACGAGACCTTCATCAAGAACATCATCATCCAGGACTGTATGTGGAGCGGTTTCTCAGCCGCTGCCAAGCTGGTCTCGGAGAAGCTGGCCTCCTACCAGGCTGCGCGCAAAGACAGCACCAGCCTGAGCCCCGCCCGCGGGCACAGCGTCTGCTCCACCTCCAGCCTGTACCTGCAGGACCTCACCGCCGCCGCGTCCGAGTGCATTGACCCCTCAGTGGTCTTTCCCTACCCGCTCAACGACAGCAGCTCGCCCAAATCCTGTACCTCGTCCGATTCCAcggccttctctccttcctcggACTCGCTGCTGTCCTCCGAGTCCTCCCCACGGGCCAGCCCTGAGCCCCTAGTGCTGCATGAGGAGACACCGCCCACCACCAGCAGCGACTCTG AAGAAGAgcaagaagatgaggaagaaattGATGTGGTGTCTGTGGAGAAGAGGCAAACCCCTGCCAAGAGGTCGGAGTCGGGCTCATCTCCATCCCGAGGCCACAGCAAACCTCCGCACAGCCCACTGGTCCTCAAGAGGTGCCACGTCTCCACTCACCAGCACAACTACGCCGCACCCCCCTCCACAAGGAAGGACTATCCAGCTGCCAAGAGGGCCAAGTTGGACAGTGGCAGGGTCCTGAAGCAGATCAGCAACAACCGCAAGTGCTCCAGCCCCAGGTCCTCAGACACGGAGGAAAACGACAAGAGGCGGACACACAACGTCTTGGAACGTCAGAGGAGGAACGAGCTGAAGCGCAGCTTTTTTGCCCTGCGTGACCAGATCCCTGAATTGGAAAACAACGAAAAGGCCCCCAAGGTAGTGATCCTCAAAAAAGCCACCGCCTACATCCTGTCCATTCAAGCAGACGAGCACAAGCTCACCTCTGAAAAGGACTTATTGAGGAAACGACGAGAACAGTTGAAACACAAACTCGAACAGCTTCGAAACTCTGGTGCATAA
- the Myc gene encoding myc proto-oncogene protein isoform b (isoform b is encoded by transcript variant 2), which yields MPLNVNFTNRNYDLDYDSVQPYFICDEEENFYHQQQQSELQPPAPSEDIWKKFELLPTPPLSPSRRSGLCSPSYVAVATSFSPREDDDGGGGNFSTADQLEMMTELLGGDMVNQSFICDPDDETFIKNIIIQDCMWSGFSAAAKLVSEKLASYQAARKDSTSLSPARGHSVCSTSSLYLQDLTAAASECIDPSVVFPYPLNDSSSPKSCTSSDSTAFSPSSDSLLSSESSPRASPEPLVLHEETPPTTSSDSEEEQEDEEEIDVVSVEKRQTPAKRSESGSSPSRGHSKPPHSPLVLKRCHVSTHQHNYAAPPSTRKDYPAAKRAKLDSGRVLKQISNNRKCSSPRSSDTEENDKRRTHNVLERQRRNELKRSFFALRDQIPELENNEKAPKVVILKKATAYILSIQADEHKLTSEKDLLRKRREQLKHKLEQLRNSGA from the exons ATGCCCCTCAACGTGAACTTCACCAACAGGAACTATGACCTCGACTACGACTCCGTACAGCCCTATTTCATCTGCGACGAGGAAGAGAATTTCTATCACCAGCAACAGCAGAGCGAGCTGCAGCCGCCCGCGCCCAGTGAGGATATCTGGAAGAAATTCGAGCTGCTTCCCACCCCGCCCCTGTCCCCGAGCCGCCGCTCCGGGCTCTGCTCTCCATCCTATGTTGCGGTCGCTACGTCCTTCTCCCCAAGGGAAGACGATGACGGCGGCGGTGGCAACTTCTCCACCGCCGATCAGCTGGAGATGATGACCGAGTTACTTGGAGGAGACATGGTGAACCAGAGCTTCATCTGCGATCCTGACGACGAGACCTTCATCAAGAACATCATCATCCAGGACTGTATGTGGAGCGGTTTCTCAGCCGCTGCCAAGCTGGTCTCGGAGAAGCTGGCCTCCTACCAGGCTGCGCGCAAAGACAGCACCAGCCTGAGCCCCGCCCGCGGGCACAGCGTCTGCTCCACCTCCAGCCTGTACCTGCAGGACCTCACCGCCGCCGCGTCCGAGTGCATTGACCCCTCAGTGGTCTTTCCCTACCCGCTCAACGACAGCAGCTCGCCCAAATCCTGTACCTCGTCCGATTCCAcggccttctctccttcctcggACTCGCTGCTGTCCTCCGAGTCCTCCCCACGGGCCAGCCCTGAGCCCCTAGTGCTGCATGAGGAGACACCGCCCACCACCAGCAGCGACTCTG AAGAAGAgcaagaagatgaggaagaaattGATGTGGTGTCTGTGGAGAAGAGGCAAACCCCTGCCAAGAGGTCGGAGTCGGGCTCATCTCCATCCCGAGGCCACAGCAAACCTCCGCACAGCCCACTGGTCCTCAAGAGGTGCCACGTCTCCACTCACCAGCACAACTACGCCGCACCCCCCTCCACAAGGAAGGACTATCCAGCTGCCAAGAGGGCCAAGTTGGACAGTGGCAGGGTCCTGAAGCAGATCAGCAACAACCGCAAGTGCTCCAGCCCCAGGTCCTCAGACACGGAGGAAAACGACAAGAGGCGGACACACAACGTCTTGGAACGTCAGAGGAGGAACGAGCTGAAGCGCAGCTTTTTTGCCCTGCGTGACCAGATCCCTGAATTGGAAAACAACGAAAAGGCCCCCAAGGTAGTGATCCTCAAAAAAGCCACCGCCTACATCCTGTCCATTCAAGCAGACGAGCACAAGCTCACCTCTGAAAAGGACTTATTGAGGAAACGACGAGAACAGTTGAAACACAAACTCGAACAGCTTCGAAACTCTGGTGCATAA